The following proteins are co-located in the Mobula hypostoma chromosome 4, sMobHyp1.1, whole genome shotgun sequence genome:
- the LOC134344758 gene encoding receptor-transporting protein 3-like, whose translation MARVPGTNAWIEEFNYITGEELSEPWSLNFNYQIENELNDWQRKDGWKIYKTSAFGRFYCRCSNSWPSARVSILFHYRRRRGRGLVLLRPFGQQCRECTNHQWLKPQVDPAQMHEVFERLIAKIRKNCYNNPDVVVRKRSLVPRKTRPHETDLCEACHLGICDRIFDATENET comes from the exons ATGGCACGGGTTCCTGGAACAAATGCTTGGATAGAAGAGTTTAACTACATTACGGGAGAAGAATTATCAGAACCATGGAGTTTGAATTTCAATTACCAAATTGAAAATGAACTAAATGATTGGCAAAGAAAAGATGGTTGGAAGATTTACAAAACATCAGCATTTGGCAG ATTTTATTGTCGCTGTTCAAATTCATGGCCTTCAGCTCGTGTCAGTATTCTGTTTCATTACCGACGGAGACGGGGACGTGGATTAGTTTTGCTTCGTCCCTTCGGACAGCAATGCCGAGAATGCACGAACCACCAATGGCTAAAACCACAGGTTGATCCCGCCCAAATGCATGAAGTGTTTGAGAGGCTTATAGCAAAAATCCGCAAAAATTGCTACAATAATCCTGACGTAGTAGTTAGAAAGAGATCTCTGGTGCCACGGAAGACGAGACCTCATGAAACGGATCTCTGTGAAGCCTGTCATTTGGGTATCTGCGATAGAATATTTGATGCCACGGAGAATGAGACTTGA